The Pseudomonas fluorescens genome segment GAAAAGACGGACATCACTGCAAAATTCTCAGCTGCAGAGATCCCGCGAGTTCGCTAACCCGTGTAGGGGGCGGCCCTCAGGGAGGACCCGGAAAAATGGCGCCCCCACCGGGCCACCGACCTAACTTCGGTCGGTCGATGCCGACTCCGAAACGCCCAACCGCTTGGCAGCCCACCGTTCATACAAACCGATGGCAACATCGGCACCGGCCATTGCCGTCAGGCAACCCAAGGCGCCCGCCGTCCAGATCGTCATGCCGGCCGCGATCATCAGCATCATCGCCGACACCCCGCAGACTATGCAGGCACCGGATCGAAGCGCGAGGCGGCGCAACAATGCCCAGCCCCGCGCACCATCCTTGTCAGCCCGCCACATCTCTCCCGATACGCCGCCGACCAGGGCCAGGACGATCACTAACCAGATCGGCATCTCTGC includes the following:
- a CDS encoding phage holin family protein, translating into MTNEQQALAEMPIWLVIVLALVGGVSGEMWRADKDGARGWALLRRLALRSGACIVCGVSAMMLMIAAGMTIWTAGALGCLTAMAGADVAIGLYERWAAKRLGVSESASTDRS